In the Salvia miltiorrhiza cultivar Shanhuang (shh) chromosome 8, IMPLAD_Smil_shh, whole genome shotgun sequence genome, CATGAAGCATATTGTAATTGTTTGAGATAATATGATGATATAAGTTAAAAATGTTAACTCTTAAAAGTTTATAGGACATACCTTTCAATTGTAGGACTTAAATAGCTAAAAGCCCTCATAGTAAAATATGGTgcatattatttttcaaaaaaattgtgTTATGATAATGGTAGGGATAGCAAGAGATCATGTGTAAATGTTTATCGTTTGCATTTTGTTACATAATTGTGAAAAATCAATCACTCTATAATATTTGatgtttgcttttatttttctatatcaTAAACCATAAAATTATGAGACAATATTGATTATGCATAGAGCTCTTAgcacattttattattattgtagccAATTGTTGTTGGATCGAAGAAATTGATggagaaaaagaagagaagcaCGACTGAAAAGCATGTCAGCTTCAGTGTTCTTCAAAAATACTTCTCGGGAAGCCTTAAAGACGCTGCAAAAAGTATTGGTGGTGAGtcataagatttttttttatcccaCGATTATGTGTATGAATGATGATTATGTGTAACTTATATCATAAGATTTTGAATTGTAATGTTTCTTATTTCAACAGTTTGCCCTACCACTCTTAAAAGAATATGCAGACAACACGGCATCCAGAGGTGGCCATGTCGTAAGATAAACAAGGTGAGCCGATCTTTGAGGAAAATACAAAGTGTGCTCGGCTCTGTTGAAGGAGGACTTAAATTTGATACAACCATCAAGGACCTAGTGGCACCTACGCAAAACCCTTCATTCGAAAACTCATGTTTATCAATCCAGAACGTGCTACCATCGTCTTGTTTGACCACCGTGAAATTGGAACAAGAGACCGACAATCAATTCCAAATCTACGATTCAAGATTAGCGGCAATTGAAGCCAAGCTGTCGAGTCCAAACTCCAGAAAGCGGGCAAGGCAAAAGGATGGTAGAGTCGAACATATCATCCCAATTTCCTCTGACTCATCTAGTGGATCGGGAATTGCTTCAACGATGAAAGGCAACTCATCAAGCTCTCCGCAAGGCATTTCACCAACCGATACATGCCATCAAGATAGTTGGTCTAGAGTTGCAATCAAAGCTACTTATAAAGAAGATACAATTCGGTTCAAATTCAAGGTTGCAGCAGGATGCTTGCGCCTCTACGAGGAGGTAGCATCGAGGTTCAATCTACATACGAGGCAGTTCCAACTTAAGTATGTTGATGACGAAGATGAATGTGTGATGTTGGTGAGCGACTCTGATTTAGTCGAGTGCCTTGAGGTTTTCGACTTTATGGGCAAATGGAGCGTGAAGATCATGGTTTGCGACATGCCTAGCGCCTCAAGAGGCAGTTCAAGTGGTAGCACATCTTGCTAGATCGACAAATGTGGTCAAAGTATACGAAGAGATCGGGTTGGTTTTTAGCTTGAGCTTGTAGAGTTTGTTGAGAGTTTTAGTAGTTGCTAATTACTAAATTAAGAAatgagttttttcttttttctattgaAGGAAATAAAGATGAAGTTGCAAGTTATAAGAATAGTTAGTATAAGTAGAGTTGTTTATCTTTATTATGTGTTGTGTAATGTTTATGTTATGTAAGATGTTTTTAGTAATATATTTCCATTACAAGAATGAAGCTATATTTCATTTTACAGTTGCATTCTCTTTTTATTATGCACACTAACAATTAAAATTGTCTTCTTCTACAATTATCAGATAAAATTCAATGCCACACAATTTTTTGGGTGTTACCcgtattaaattattatatctattattttaataatattttttataagaatcaaaatttattataatataatgaattatattgaactttaattcaaaaaattatatactgtaactttgaatttattacTGCGGCTCCAAGTTTCTCGAGTCAAATAAATTGATTACTGCGGCCGGAGATACATCTCCGGCGACATCTCGACGGCGGTTACAGCTGCTGCCAAAGGTATACAAACTCGAGGTTGTTTAATGGCGCTGAAAATGAATCACTTCTACAACAGATACGACCATCGGCTAACTGCAATTTTTGGAGTAATTTAATGTGAGTTTTCATTTTCCAATCACTGATTGCTATGATTTCGTGGTCAATGAAACTTGGTTACTTCTATCGTTATTGTAGCCCATAAACATGGCATAAGCATTTTGCTTTGCTACGTCGCTGCACTTTTGCACACCATGTGTTTGTTTTTATGTCTGAAAGAGCTATTTGTGCATAGGGCAAATGAGACGAGCTGAGTTGAAtaattcgggtgttcgagcatGGCTCGAGTTTCTGTGTTGTTGATCGAGCTCAGCTCGTGTGCTACTCGCTCGAACTCGGCTTGTCTAGTGTATGTATATATGGTGTTCAAGCTCGAGCTCATTAATTGGCAACATGTAGTATCATTTGTACTTAAGGTCAAGGGCCAAAATTCTTTCTCTACACATATACCTTTTTTTGCATGACGGCTCGTGCACTGGCTCGCTAACAAACGAATccaaacatgttcgcgagcccaACAAACCGAGCACCGCCAGCTCGAgcttgaaaattttctccagaTCGGCTCGTTTACTATCAAATCGAGCATTGAACAACTGAGCCTGCGAGTAGTTCTATTCATTTGCTCCATTTATGCATGTTATTGAGGTAGAATACTTTGTTTTTTGTACAGCTGTGcatgttttattgttttatgCAAGTGAAATTCTCATCAACAGCTAACATATTAACAATCAGCTACAAAATTGATGCAGCTGTAGAAAGAAGTTGCAAAGATTCTATATATGTCTAGGTCCTACTCCTCTATGCTTCAAAATTCCCTCTAAGGATATGAGAAGCCCTGCCATTTCATCGGTGACGAATCTCCAAAATCTTTGTCACAAAATCAAAGAGTCATCATCAGTTTGCAGATGGAAGGAAGTGCTTTCCCATTACATAGAGATAAGGAAGGCCGGATTTCAACTGATAGATCACACAGTCTACTCTCATGTGCTCAAGGCTTGCTTACCTTTCTCATTTAGGCTCGGACAGTCCGTCCACGCATCCTTGACTAAGCAGGGATTCGACTCGTTCAGCTCTGTGAGAAACTCATTGATGGACTTTTATGCAAAATCTGGTGTGTTAAGCTGTGCATTTAGTGTTTTTGATTGCATGAAGACAAGGGATTCGGTTTCGTGGAATATAATTCTCCACGGGCATCTGGATCGAGGTTTTCTTGAAGAAGGAGTCGATTTGTTTGTTGAAGCTAGAGCATTTGGGTTCCAACCCAATGTCTCCACTTTGGTGCTCGTGATTCAGGCGTATCAAAGCCTACGAGCTTTTGATGATGGACAGGGATTTCACGGGTACTTGATCCGGAGTGGTTTGTGGAGCTTAACTTCGGTTCAAAACTCTCTTTTGGGTATGTACACAGAAATTAGGATGGACTATGCAGAAATCCTCTTTGATGAAATGTATGAGAAAGATGTGATATCATGGAGTGTGATGATCAGAGGATATGTGCACCAAAATGAAAACGTATTTGCTTTGGAGTCGTTTAAGCAGATGGTTTCGGAGTTTGGGGTTGAACCGGATGGACAAACCATGGTAACCGTGTTGAAAGGCTGCAGTCAACTAGGAGAGCTAAAAACAGGAAAATTGATCCATGCCTTTGTGGTCTCGAGAGGTTTGGATTGTGATTTGTTTGTGGGAAACACTATTGTTGATATGTATTGCAAGTGCGGAGATGTGGACTCTGCAATGTTAGCATTTGGGGAGATGCCTTACAGGAATGTAGTGTCGTGGAATTCTCTGTTTTCCGGGCTTGTTCATAACGAGAAGCACGATGAGTCGTTGAGATTCTTTGCTTTGATGGAAAAGTCAGGACTTGGTGCTGATGAGGTGACTCTAGTGAACCTACTTCTGATATGTAAAGCCTTAGGGGATTTGCATCAATGCAAGTCGATCCATTGCAAGATAATCCGGAGAGGCTTCTACTCGAATGAGCTTGCTGTGAATTCTTTGATCGATGCATATGCAAAGTGCAACGAGATTGATCTTTCGTGGAGACTATTCCGCCAGATCAAAAGTCCAGATGTTGTGACGTGGACTACAATGATCTCAGCTTTCACTCACTGCGGCTTCCCTGATGAGGCGATCTCTCTGTATCGACAGATGAGGCAGAGGCCGAGCCCCGTCACCCTGCTGAGCCTTCTCGAGGCGTGTGCCCTCTCTGCTGAGATTGGAAGGTCGAAATGCGCTCATGCCATTGCTATCCGGATGGGCTTGGCATCCAATGTGGCGGTGGGGACGTCAGTTCTTGACATGTACTCGAAGTGTGGGGCGATAGAAGCTTCCAGAAGGGCGTTTGATCAAATCTCACTGAAAAACGTGGTTTCCTGGACTGCGATTATCGCTGCACACGGCTTAAACGGGCTCCCACGCGAAGCTGTGGCTCTGCTCTCCCAAATGGAAGCTCACGGTGTGAGGCCTAACTCGGTAACAATCCTCTCGGTGCTGTCTGCTTGTTGCCATGGCGGGTTGGTCGACGAGGGAGTGTCTCTCCTCGCAGACATAGTGACCAAGTATGGAACTGAACTGAAGTCGGAGCACTACTCGTGCCTCGTGGACTTGCTGGCCAGAGCTGGAAAGCTCGATGATGCATTCCGACTGATTAAATCCATTCCTGCTGCCGGAGCCAGTGCTTGGGGCGCGCTCCTGAGTGCCTGCAGGACCTATGAGGATAGAAAACTCACTGAAGGTGCACTTCCTCGGATGCTCGAACTGGAGCCATCGAGCTCAGCTGGTTATCTACTCGCGTCCAACACGTTTGCTGCTGGAGGTTCGTGGACGGATGCTTCTGGGATCAGATGTTTGATGAAGGAGAGAGGCGTGAAAGCTGTGGCTGGTTACAGTATGGTTCATGTGGGGAACAACGTGCATACGTTCACGGCCGGTGATAAATGCCATCCGTTGGCTCATACGTTCGGCCCAGTCGTCGAGCAATTGCATTCGTGTATGATTGATACAGAGGCAAGAATGCCGGTTCTCTAGGATCCAAGGTAAGAAAGTTTCAGTCTTTTTCTCTCTTTGAAATGTTGCTTTCTTTGCCCTAGTCTATATTTGCACATTAGTTTTCGGGGGTGTTTGGCcgagcttattttaaagagcttataaactccaaCAGCTTATTTTCATGCATTCGGTATATTCTTTTGCatctttgtatatatatatatatatagaaagtgGTTAAATAAGAACATATTTTTATGAGAACTCTTGCACTGAACGTATAAAATAACTGCACTGAACTCTACACTAAGCAAATATTGTGAATTACTTATAAGTTCAGTACAACTACTATATAAATTCAGTGCAATTACTTTATAAGTTCAGTGCAAAACTTCTCACAGTTCTCATAATaagaagtttttattttaacctcaccctatatatatatatatatatatatatatatgtcggAGTTCATCCTTCTcatttatttgataataaacCTATTTGCAGTTCACAATCACAGGCAAAAAGTCCCAATCTGTAGTGAGAAAAATTTGAATGTTGACTGATATATTAGTAATACTGTTGACATTTGATTTCATCACCCACGGAAAAGACTCAAATAAGatggaaaaaaaatcaacaaaaactAGGTGACTAGaatcaaatgaaaaaaaacATAAGATAAGGCCAGAAAACAGGAATTACaagaatgaataaaaatgttctttttttttgtt is a window encoding:
- the LOC130999904 gene encoding pentatricopeptide repeat-containing protein At2g17210 isoform X1, producing the protein MLLSCRKKLQRFYICLGPTPLCFKIPSKDMRSPAISSVTNLQNLCHKIKESSSVCRWKEVLSHYIEIRKAGFQLIDHTVYSHVLKACLPFSFRLGQSVHASLTKQGFDSFSSVRNSLMDFYAKSGVLSCAFSVFDCMKTRDSVSWNIILHGHLDRGFLEEGVDLFVEARAFGFQPNVSTLVLVIQAYQSLRAFDDGQGFHGYLIRSGLWSLTSVQNSLLGMYTEIRMDYAEILFDEMYEKDVISWSVMIRGYVHQNENVFALESFKQMVSEFGVEPDGQTMVTVLKGCSQLGELKTGKLIHAFVVSRGLDCDLFVGNTIVDMYCKCGDVDSAMLAFGEMPYRNVVSWNSLFSGLVHNEKHDESLRFFALMEKSGLGADEVTLVNLLLICKALGDLHQCKSIHCKIIRRGFYSNELAVNSLIDAYAKCNEIDLSWRLFRQIKSPDVVTWTTMISAFTHCGFPDEAISLYRQMRQRPSPVTLLSLLEACALSAEIGRSKCAHAIAIRMGLASNVAVGTSVLDMYSKCGAIEASRRAFDQISLKNVVSWTAIIAAHGLNGLPREAVALLSQMEAHGVRPNSVTILSVLSACCHGGLVDEGVSLLADIVTKYGTELKSEHYSCLVDLLARAGKLDDAFRLIKSIPAAGASAWGALLSACRTYEDRKLTEGALPRMLELEPSSSAGYLLASNTFAAGGSWTDASGIRCLMKERGVKAVAGYSMVHVGNNVHTFTAGDKCHPLAHTFGPVVEQLHSCMIDTEARMPVL
- the LOC130999904 gene encoding pentatricopeptide repeat-containing protein At2g17210 isoform X2, which encodes MRSPAISSVTNLQNLCHKIKESSSVCRWKEVLSHYIEIRKAGFQLIDHTVYSHVLKACLPFSFRLGQSVHASLTKQGFDSFSSVRNSLMDFYAKSGVLSCAFSVFDCMKTRDSVSWNIILHGHLDRGFLEEGVDLFVEARAFGFQPNVSTLVLVIQAYQSLRAFDDGQGFHGYLIRSGLWSLTSVQNSLLGMYTEIRMDYAEILFDEMYEKDVISWSVMIRGYVHQNENVFALESFKQMVSEFGVEPDGQTMVTVLKGCSQLGELKTGKLIHAFVVSRGLDCDLFVGNTIVDMYCKCGDVDSAMLAFGEMPYRNVVSWNSLFSGLVHNEKHDESLRFFALMEKSGLGADEVTLVNLLLICKALGDLHQCKSIHCKIIRRGFYSNELAVNSLIDAYAKCNEIDLSWRLFRQIKSPDVVTWTTMISAFTHCGFPDEAISLYRQMRQRPSPVTLLSLLEACALSAEIGRSKCAHAIAIRMGLASNVAVGTSVLDMYSKCGAIEASRRAFDQISLKNVVSWTAIIAAHGLNGLPREAVALLSQMEAHGVRPNSVTILSVLSACCHGGLVDEGVSLLADIVTKYGTELKSEHYSCLVDLLARAGKLDDAFRLIKSIPAAGASAWGALLSACRTYEDRKLTEGALPRMLELEPSSSAGYLLASNTFAAGGSWTDASGIRCLMKERGVKAVAGYSMVHVGNNVHTFTAGDKCHPLAHTFGPVVEQLHSCMIDTEARMPVL